A window of the Candidatus Thorarchaeota archaeon genome harbors these coding sequences:
- the eif1A gene encoding translation initiation factor eIF-1A has protein sequence MFLSNRESDDAGTGEVTRVRVPNRNDGEMFGIIVQMLGFDRVRVRCEDGEIRVGRIPGRMKKRVWMRIGDTVLVVPWDFQTEAKCDVVWRYRGNELDWLQKKGILKMF, from the coding sequence ATGTTTTTGTCCAATCGAGAATCCGATGACGCGGGAACTGGTGAGGTAACGAGAGTCAGGGTCCCAAATCGTAACGATGGTGAGATGTTCGGTATCATTGTCCAGATGCTAGGCTTTGACAGGGTGCGCGTTCGCTGCGAGGACGGAGAGATTCGTGTGGGACGAATCCCGGGCAGGATGAAGAAGCGGGTCTGGATGAGAATCGGCGATACTGTGCTTGTAGTCCCATGGGACTTCCAGACTGAAGCAAAGTGCGATGTAGTCTGGCGCTATCGTGGTAATGAACTCGATTGGCTTCAGAAGAAAGGAATCCTTAAGATGTTCTAG
- a CDS encoding DUF424 family protein translates to MSSVYMRVRETLEHYLVAVCDKELLGKTLVQGDLQFKVSEEFYGGELVDLKTCLEHMQRATIVNMVGATTVKAAIDAGMVHRQAVVYIDGQPHAMWVRL, encoded by the coding sequence ATGAGTTCTGTCTATATGCGCGTGAGAGAGACCCTCGAGCACTACCTCGTCGCAGTCTGTGATAAGGAGCTCCTTGGAAAGACCTTGGTTCAGGGAGACCTTCAGTTCAAGGTCAGTGAGGAGTTCTATGGCGGCGAGCTGGTGGACTTGAAGACATGCCTTGAGCACATGCAGCGTGCCACAATCGTCAACATGGTCGGTGCGACCACGGTCAAAGCTGCAATCGATGCAGGAATGGTGCACAGACAGGCTGTCGTCTACATAGACGGGCAACCACATGCGATGTGGGTTCGTCTATAG
- a CDS encoding translation initiation factor IF-2 subunit beta, with translation MDDYERLLQRARSQVPEDAFKRTGERFQVPPVELMVQGNRSYWQNFQEIVDVLNRSGKEVLKYVSGQLATAGIFEGSGAAFNGKFSPKQIEDLLWQYINQYVICPVCGRPDTNESHESGAYYLVCTACGARTAIRPV, from the coding sequence ATGGATGACTACGAACGCCTGCTGCAACGTGCTCGGTCACAGGTGCCGGAAGACGCTTTCAAACGAACCGGAGAGCGGTTCCAAGTGCCACCTGTGGAGCTGATGGTCCAGGGCAACCGGAGCTATTGGCAGAACTTTCAGGAGATAGTTGACGTCTTGAATCGCTCCGGGAAGGAGGTCTTGAAGTATGTGTCTGGTCAGCTCGCTACTGCAGGCATTTTCGAAGGCAGTGGGGCTGCATTCAATGGGAAGTTCTCGCCGAAACAGATAGAGGATCTACTGTGGCAGTACATAAACCAGTACGTGATATGCCCTGTCTGTGGTCGTCCAGATACTAACGAGTCCCATGAGAGTGGTGCCTACTATCTGGTCTGCACGGCTTGTGGTGCACGTACCGCGATAAGGCCCGTGTAA
- a CDS encoding flap endonuclease-1, with product MGTKLGDVVTAETISLNELARKAIAIDAFNTLYQFLATIRQPDGTPLQDFKGRVTSHLTGLFYRTLNLLEHEIRPVYVFDGESPLLKAAEIERRRMARDAAYEDWIQAREEGRIEDARKAAQGSSRLSGEMVEESKLLLQALGVPCVQAPSEGEALAAQMARSGEVWASASQDYDSLLYGSPRVIRNLSVSGRRRASRGGGFKTVLPEVVDLEVNLRVLGLTRVQLIDVAILLGTDYNEKVAGVGWKKAVKLIKQHGRLETAAEAAKIRLDFSVDEIRNIFLNPPSIETPQLHWTDPNEDAVLRILCREHNFSEERVNTGLSRLSGSRQSALSDFM from the coding sequence GTGGGTACCAAACTTGGCGACGTAGTCACCGCGGAAACAATCAGTCTGAATGAACTTGCTCGTAAGGCCATCGCTATCGATGCATTCAACACACTCTATCAGTTCCTTGCTACCATTCGACAACCTGATGGCACTCCACTCCAAGACTTCAAAGGACGAGTGACGAGCCATCTGACTGGTCTCTTCTATAGAACCCTTAACTTGCTTGAGCATGAGATTCGACCTGTGTATGTGTTTGACGGGGAGTCTCCACTGCTCAAGGCCGCAGAGATTGAGAGGCGACGCATGGCCCGGGATGCAGCCTACGAAGACTGGATACAAGCCAGGGAAGAGGGCCGTATCGAAGATGCAAGGAAGGCCGCACAAGGAAGTTCTAGACTGAGTGGAGAGATGGTCGAGGAGAGCAAGCTGCTGCTGCAGGCACTTGGAGTCCCTTGTGTTCAGGCTCCCTCTGAAGGCGAGGCTCTCGCTGCACAGATGGCCCGTTCCGGCGAAGTGTGGGCCAGCGCAAGCCAAGACTACGACTCATTGTTGTACGGCAGTCCCCGCGTGATTCGTAATCTGTCAGTGAGCGGCAGGAGGCGCGCATCACGAGGCGGCGGCTTCAAGACAGTGCTTCCCGAGGTGGTCGACCTTGAAGTAAACCTTCGAGTGTTGGGCCTAACCCGCGTACAGCTGATTGATGTGGCAATCCTCTTGGGTACCGACTACAATGAAAAGGTGGCTGGGGTCGGGTGGAAGAAAGCTGTCAAACTGATCAAGCAACACGGAAGACTGGAAACCGCAGCAGAGGCAGCCAAGATCCGGTTGGACTTCTCTGTGGACGAGATCCGAAACATATTCCTCAATCCCCCTTCCATTGAAACGCCACAGCTTCATTGGACTGACCCGAATGAGGATGCCGTACTGAGGATACTCTGCAGGGAGCACAACTTTAGCGAGGAGCGAGTGAATACTGGTCTTTCGCGTCTGAGTGGTTCACGTCAGAGTGCTCTCTCCGATTTCATGTGA
- a CDS encoding DUF1610 domain-containing protein, producing MKAIRCTSCHRSVSPQGRNVKFSCPQCGGFTIWRCEVCRKFSVRYSCPNCGFEGP from the coding sequence ATGAAAGCAATCAGGTGTACCTCCTGCCACAGGTCTGTTTCCCCACAAGGGAGAAATGTGAAGTTCAGTTGCCCACAATGCGGTGGCTTCACCATATGGCGATGCGAAGTGTGTCGGAAGTTCTCCGTGAGGTACAGCTGTCCGAACTGCGGCTTTGAGGGGCCGTAG
- a CDS encoding elongation factor 1-beta yields the protein MARVVVTLRIMPEDVDVNLDQLLKKIKAAVPRGTDVRAHEIVPVAFGLKAIRLNVAREESAGGVDDIEAAITAIDGVAQVDVEMLSRV from the coding sequence ATGGCGCGAGTAGTTGTCACGCTCCGGATAATGCCTGAAGATGTCGATGTGAATCTCGACCAGCTTCTCAAGAAGATCAAGGCAGCTGTGCCACGCGGCACTGATGTGCGAGCGCACGAGATAGTGCCAGTTGCGTTCGGTCTCAAGGCAATCCGGCTCAATGTGGCGCGAGAGGAGTCTGCTGGAGGCGTGGACGACATCGAAGCTGCCATAACCGCCATTGATGGTGTTGCCCAAGTGGATGTCGAGATGCTCTCACGGGTGTGA